Part of the Streptomyces sp. HSG2 genome, ACGTTCTCAATCCGTAACTTCACGCCACTGATTCAATACGCAAGGTTACCTAAACCCGAGGGGTCGACGTGTGTTTCACCGTCGGACTCGGCAGACTCGCGCTCGCCGCTCCGGCACCCACCGGGTCGGGCCGGCACAGCCGTCGCATCGAGCGGAAGGAAGCACACCATGCGGAACACCGCACGCTGGGCGATCGCTCTGGGCTTCGCGGTCACCACCGCTCTGGGCCCCCTCGCGGTCAACGCGGGCGCGGACACCGCCGCCCCCGAGGTCGGACCCGCCGCCCCGGCCTCGCTCTACACCCCCTCGGCCCTGGTGCTCACCGTGGCGCACGGCGACAGCGCGGCGTCCGCCACGCCGCTGCGCGCCGTCACCCTCGTGTGCTCGCCCACCCCGTCGGGCAGCCACCCCGCCCCGGAGGCCGCGTGTGCCGAGCTCCGCCGAGTCGAAGGAGACGTGCACGCCCTGACGTCGGAGGAGGGCGCCGTCTGCGCCCCCGACCACGCCCCCGTCGTCGTCACCGTGGAGGGCGTCTGGGAGGGGCGACGCCTCACCGACGAACGGACATTCACCAATACCTGCGTGAAGGACGCCTCCAGCGAGAGCGTCTTCACGTTCTGAGGACCGGGATCGTATACGTTCCCGCGGTTTGACAGGTGGCTCGTGACTGGGGAGTGCGAGTCCCGCCGCGGCGTAGGCGATCCCGTGACGGGGACGGCGGGCGGAGTGGGGCCGCCCGCCGTTCCCCTGATTCCCGCGGCCCGTGTCGGTCCACCGCGACCGACACGGGCCCGGTCGCGTGCCGACGCGTGCGACCGCCACCCCCCACCGCTCGCTCTACCGAGGCGACTCGCCCGCGCCGAGTGCCCCCGCCGGACCCAGTCGGAACGGATCGCCGGCCTCCGCAAGTCGCGAACGCAAGAGCCGTGAGTTGAACGGCTTTTCGGATTCGTGCGTACCAACAGCCATCCAGGCGCGCCGATTCGCCGCCGACCGGTGGCACGGAACCGAACCCAGGAGGGCCAGAAGCGTGAGTCACAAGCGAATGCCGAAGCGCAAGGCGGCGATGGCGGCGGGCGGTGTCGTCGCGCTCGGAGCCGCGGCGATCCTGCTGCCCCAGGCGAACGCGTCGCAGGACGAGGACGCGACCGGCGCGGACGCCGCGCCCCGGACGCTGAAGGCCGCCGACGCCTCGGACCTGGCCTCCCGGCTCTCCGGGTTGCTCGGCGACGCGTTCGCGGGCGCGTACTACGACGCCGACGAGCAGCGACTCGTCGTCAACGTGATAGCCGGAGACAACAACGTCGTCATCCAGGCGAAGAAGGCGGGGGCCGCGGTCCGCGAGGTCGACAACAGCATCGACGAACTGCGGGAGGGTGCCCGGACGCTCAGGAGCGAGGCGACGATCCCCGGCACGTCCTGGGCCATCGACCCGCGCACCAACAAGATCCTCGTGACCGCCGACTCGACTGTCACCGGCGAGAAGTGGGACACCCTGGAGTCGACCGTGGAGAAGCTCGGCTCGGACAAGGCCGTCCTCAAGAAGTCGGCCGGCACCTTCGAGACCTTCGTCTCCGGCGGCGACGCGATCTTCGGTGGTGGTTCCCGATGCTCCCTCGGGTTCAACGTGACGGCGGGCGACGGCACACCCGCCTTCCTCACCGCCGGGCACTGTGTCGTGGGGGCCGAACGCTGGTCCGACGAGACGGGCGCGCCGATCGGGACAGTGGACCAGGCGCTGTTCCCCGGGCAGGGGGACTTCGCGCTCGTCACGTACGACGACCCGGCGGTCGACGCGCCGAGCGAGGTGAACGTCGGCAGCCAGGTCGTTCCGATCGGACAGGCCGCGGAGGCTACGGTCGGGCAGGAGGTGTTCCGGATGGGCAGCACCACCGGGCTGTCCGACGGGCAGGTGTTGGGTCTGGACGCGACGGTGAACTACGCCGAAGGCACGGTCACCGGCCTGATACAGACGGACGTCTGCGCCGAGCGCGGCGACAGCGGTGGCTCCCTGTTCACCCGTGACGGCCTGGCGATCGGACTGACCTCGGGGGGCAGTGGCGACTGCACGGCGGGCGGCCAGACCTTCTTCCAGCCGGTGACCACGGCCCTGGCGGCGGTGGGTGCCACCCTCGGAGCGGGCGACCAGCCGGCCGAGGACGGCTCCGGTGCCGAGGGCGCGGCGGCGGACGACGGCGTCGAGGCCGAGGACGGCGCGGGCGCCGAGGCCGCTCGCGAGGGCGAGGACAAGCAGCCCGACGAGACGCGCGACGGTCAGAAGCACATCCGTTTCGGCGTCGAGAACGGCGAGGCGGGGACGGACCCGAAGCGGGCCGACTGATCCGAGAGCCGCCGAGGGACGGGGCACCGCTCCTCGACGGAGCCGGCGGCCCGGGGTCTCGTCCCCCGGGCCTTCCGCTCGTTCGGGCGGGCGGGCCCGTTCGCGGACGGGCGATCGGCGACCGGGTCTGTCCCTTCGTGCCCCCGCTCCCTCGGGCGACGGGGCACCCCGCGAGCCCGGCGCCGCCGGCGTCGACGTCACCCGGCCGGCCGCGTGGAGGCCCGAGCGGGGCGGTTTGGGCTTCGCGTCGACGGGCACCCGTGGGCGGTCACAGCCCGGCCGGCCTTGGTCACCCCCCGAGGTCGCGCACGGCGGCTGTCGGTGTCCAGGAAGGGACGGGAAACCGTGATCACGCGAAGCGGTACGGATCCTGATCGACAGCGTGAGGTCCGGCGTTCGAGGGCCGACCGGTCCGAGGCGCGCACGTCGGGTCCGCGTACATGCGTACCGGCGGTCGGGGACGATCCGAGCACGCTCCCGCGGACGAGCAACCCGGAGTCCCACATCATCCGCGGCGAGGACTGACCGTCGTCGAGGCGCGGTCGGCCGGAGGTTCGGGACCGGGGACGACGTGTCCGTTCCGTCGGTTTCCCCGTGTCGCGACCGACGCTCGCGCCGCCGACCCGCCTTCCGGAGCCACTGGGGTCCTCAGTCGTCCCAGGCCTGGATCATGGTCTGCTCGACGATCTTGCCGTCACGGAGCGAGACCATCGACTCGGCGAGCACGCGGACGCCGTCCGGGTACCGACACGATTCGGCGAAGGCGGCGCGATCGCCCTCGACCACACATTGATCGAGGGAGTGGGTCAGGTCGCGCTCGTAGATCTCGCCGATCATCTCGGCGATCTGCTCGCGTCCGCGCAACACCATGGGGTTGCTCGGCTGGGTACTGCGGTCCACGATGCGCAGCTCGGCGTCGTCCGCGTACAACGACACGAGTGTCGCCGCGGACCGGTTCTCCACGGCCTGGCGCAGCGTGTCACTGTCGAAACGGGTGGTTTCGGTCGTGCTCATGGCGGGCTCCTTTCCCATGGACGCGGCCCGCCGCGAACCTCCCCCGCGGCCGCACGGACCGGGCCGAGCGTGAGGGCTTCTCCTTCGAGCCTCCCGCGCGACACGTGCTCGGGCAAGCGAACGGGAGTCCACCTGTCGGGTGAGCGCGTCGTCGAGCCCGTGTCCGGTGGGCCCGCGGCGCCGTTCCCCAGGGCATGATCTCCACACGACGCATCACCGCCGCCGTCGGCCTCGCCGTCGGCCTGACCGGTCTGGCCGCGCCCCTCGCCGGCGCGGCCGAGTCCGGAGCCCTGGAGGGCGGACTCAGCCCGACGAAGACCCTCGACTCGCTCGCCGCCGGCGCCGTGCCGGCGGAGCACCGGTCCGAGGTGCTGCCACCCTCGGCGCAACTCAGCCGACTCGACGACGTGAACCAACTGCGGCAGGTCACCGGACTCGTCTCCCCTGTCTTCGGCGCAGTTCCGGCGATCCAGACCTGACGGAGCGCGCCGCGGAGGCGGCCACGCCCCATCGCCGCCTCCGCGCCTCCGCGTATCGACGGGGTCCCCCGGCACCGCGATCCGCCCACCGGGGACGGCCGGCGCGGCGACATCACGCGTCGACGGCCGTGAAGACGTAGGGTCGGAGCACAACAGACCTGGTGGAGATGGGGGTTGGCGATGACTCAGGAAGTGCGCGGCGTGATCGCGCCGGGCCGGGACGAGCCGGTTCGCGTCGAGACGATCCTCGTCCCGGACGCGGGGCCGGGCGAGGCCGTCGTACGCGTACAGGCGTGCGGGGTGTGCCATACCGACCTGCACTACAAGCAGGGCGCGATCGGCGAGGAGTTCCCGTATCTCCTCGGGCACGAGGCGGCGGGCGTGGTGGAGTCGGTGGGGGAGGGCGTCACGGACGTCGCTCCCGGCGACTTCGTGGTCCTGAACTGGCGGGCGGTGTGCGGCACGTGCCGGGCCTGTCGGCGCGGACGGCCCTGGTACTGCTTCGACACCCGCAACGCACGGCGGCGCATGACCCTCGCCGGTGACGGTCGGGAGTTGTCCCCGGCCTTGGGGATCGGAGCCTTCGCCGAGAAGACCCTGGTCGCCGCCGGTCAGTGCACCAAGGTCGACCCCCGTGTCTCCCCCGAGGTCGCCGGGCTGCTGGGCTGTGGCGTGATGGCGGGAATCGGCGCCGCGATCAACACCGGCGAGGTGGGCCGGGGCGATTCCGTGGCCGTCATCGGCTGCGGAGGGGTGGGGGACGCCGCGATCGCGGGAGCGCGCCTCGCGGGTGCCGCGCGCGTCATCGCCGTCGACATCGACGATCGCAAGCTGGAGACGGCCCGCGCGATGGGCGCGACGCACACCGTGAACTCCGGGATCACCGAACCGGTCGCCGCGATCCGGGACTTGACCGGCGGATTCGGAGCCGACGTGGTGATCGACGCGGTGGGTCTGCCGGAGACCTACCGGCAGGCGTTCTACGCGCGGGACCTGGCGGGCACGGTCGTGCTCGTCGGTGTACCGACCCCCGAGGCCACGCTGGAACTGCCGCTGCTCGACGTCTTCGGTCGGGGCGGCCGACTGGCCTCCTCCTGGTACGGGGACTGCCTTCCCTCGCGTGACTTCCCGATCCTCGTCGACCTGCATCTCCAGGGGCGTCTGGACCTCTCCGGTTTCGTCACCGAGACCATCGACCTGGACGAGGTGGAGAAGGCGTTCGCCCGTATGCGCGCGGGGGACGTCCTGCGGTCGGTGGTGGTCCTGTGAGCGCCCCGCGGATCGAACGGCTCGTCACTTCCGGCCGGTTCCGACTGGACGGCGGCAGCTGGGAGGTCGACAACAACGTCTGGCTGGTCGGCGATGACGACGAGGTCGTCGTCATCGACGCCGCGCACGACGCGGACGCCGTCGTCGAGGCGATCGGCGGCCGTCGGCTCGTCGCCGTCATCTGCACGCATGCGCACAACGACCACGTCGACGCGGCCCCGGCGCTCGCGGAGCGCACCGGAGCGGTCGTCTGGCTGCACCCCGACGACCTCCCTCTGTGGCGTCAGACCCATCCGGACCGTGATCCGGACGCCTGGCTCTCCGACGGACAGGTGATCGAGGCGGCCGGGGCCGATCTGACGGTTCTGCACACGCCCGGGCACGCCCCCGGTGCGGTGTGTCTGCACGAGCCCGGCCTGGCCACCGTCTTCACCGGCGACACCCTCTTCCGTGGCGGTCCCGGTGCCACGGGCCGATCCTTCTCCCACTTTCCGACGATCATCGAGTCGATCCGCGACCGGCTTCTCACCCTCCCGCCGGATACGCGGGTCCTGACCGGGCACGGCGAGTCGACCACCATCGGCGCGGAGGCCCCCCACCTCCCCGAGTGGATCGATCGCGGTCACTGACGCCGCACGCGGGCGAGGCGTGCGCGCTCCCCCCTCCGCCCCTCCGCGACACAGGATCGGACATCGTCGACGGGCTCCTCCCACATCCGCGCCCAGACCGAACGGTAGGCTCCCCGGGCCACGAGCTCGGATCGCGAGGAGGTTTCGTGGTCGGTGCGGCTGCCGCACCCCCCCAGGTGACCGCGCGCCTTCGCGCCGCTCGCCCTGCCCCGGGCGCGTCCCGAGTGGGGCGGGAGAGCCTCTTCGGCTCCGAACTCCCGCGTGTCGCCCGCCAGATGCAGTGACCAGAGACACGTCGCATATGTCCGCTTGGTCGGGTTTCCTTTATCTCGCCCTCACCCGTACCGCCGTATGCTTCACTGCATGTCCATCACGGTTGAACCCTCCTCCGAGCGATCGGCGGCCGAGGTCAACGAGGAGATCCGGGCCCTGTGGCTCCGATCCGGCGGGACACTGAGCGTCGAGCAGCGGGAGGAGTACCGGCGGCTCGTCCTGGAGTGGGCCGCCGCCGTCCCGCGGTCCGGCCGGGCCGCCTGACGAAGGAGGCGCCGGGGCCTCGTTCCCCACTCAGCTCCACGACGCCGAGTACCGGCGCCGATAGTCGCTGCGGTCGTGCTCCGCCCTGATCCAGCGGGTGGCCACCAGCACTGCGAGGCTTCCGGCGGCCAGCAGCAGCCCCGGGGTCAGGTTGGCCCGATCGACCAGCAGCCCGGCCAGCCGTGCCGGCAGGGACGCCCCCTCCCCGCCGGCCGACGGCGTGCCGGGGCCGCTGTCCACCGCCGCGCCCCCGCCCGCGGACTCGATGATTCCGTTGTCCGGCGCGGATCCGTCCCCCGAGGCAACGAGAAGGCGCACGCCCAGCGCCTCCATGGCCTCGCCGACGGGCTGGAAGTACGTGGTGCCGCCTCGCGAGCAGTCCCCGTTGCCGCCGGAGGTCACCCCGAGGGCGACCCCATCGGAGAACATCGGCCCGCCGCTGTCGCCGGGTTCCGCGCACACGTCCGTCTCGATCAGGCCGGTGACGGTGCCCTCCGGGTAGTTCACCGTCGCGTCCAGCGCGACCACCCGCCCGTCACGCAGCCCGGTCGTGCTGCCGCTGCGGAAGACTCGCTGGCCCACGGCAGGCACGCCCGCCCCGGTGATCCGCACGCCCTTGTCCTCGCCGACCGAGACTATCTCCGCGCCGGTGCCCGCCTCGCCACCCGCGTACTCCACCAGGGAGTAGTCGTCTCCGGGGAAGCTGCGGGACACCGTCTCGCCGACCTCCCCGCCCCCGCCGCCCTCGGCGAACCACACGGACCCGGTGGGGCCGCAGTGGCCCGCGGTGAGGATGAGGTCCCGCTCCCCATCCGTCACGTTGAACCCGGCCGAGCAGCGGCCGGCCGTGGACAGGATCGCCTCGGCGCCGTTCAACCGCGTGGTGAACCGGCCCTCGATCCGTTCCATGCGCACTCGGGCGCCCATGCCCTCGGCGATCTCGGCAAGGCGAGACCAGTCGGTCTCCGAGACGGTGCTGTCACCCCGAAGCACCACCTCGTTCGACCGGTAGTCGATCACCCAGGCCGTGCCGGGCACGCTGGGCGCCTCGCTCAACCCGGTCGCGGCGGTGGACAGCTCGCTCATGCTGTGCCGGACCATCGCCGCCTCGGCCCCCGCCTCCCGGACCCTGGACGCCGCCTCCTCGTCGGTGACCGCGACGACCGGATCGCCCTCGTCGTCGATCCAGTGGCCCGCCGTGCGATCCGCCCCGAGGCGGGCCACCAGATCGGCTCCCTCGGCCCCTCGTGCCCCCGCGAGGAGCCGGGCCTCGTCGTCGGGTCCGACGGGCTCGCTCGCCGTCGCCCCGGCGACCATGACCGTCCCGAGGAGCAGTCCACCGGCGGCCATCGCTCGCGCCCCCCGCCGGATCATGCGCCGTCGTGCGTGCCTCATCGCCTGCTCTCCCGTAGCCGGACGCGCCGCGACTGTGTCGCGGGAGGATCCCGCATCGGGGATCCCGACTCTTCATACGGCCGCCGTGCCGACGGCGTTCAGTGGGGACACGGTCGGTCGAGGCGGATTCCGGCGGGGGGGCGGGCCGGTCCCGCCGGGCGGGGCCGGTCGGTGATCACTCCGCCCTACACTCGGTGCATGGACGATGTCTCGTGGGCCCGACTCGGTGCGGGGAAGTACCTGCTGTTGACCACCTACCGGAAGAACGGCACACCGGTCGCGACCCCGGTCTGGGTCGTGACCGACGGGGACGCCCTGGGCGTGTGGACGGTCGCCGATTCCTGGAAGGTCAAGCGGATCCGAAACCGCGCCGATGTCTCGGTCGGTCCCTGCGACCTCCGCGGCAACCCCACCGGCGAGTCCGTCCCCGGGATCGCCGAGATCTGTGACGCCGAGGGTGGCGCCCGGGTGAGACGGCTGGTGGCCCGCAAGTACGGTGTGGTGGGTCGGCTCACCCTGATCGGGAGCCGGCTGCGGCGCGGCCGGGAGGGCACCGTGGGACTGCGGATCACCCCGGCGGGGTGATCCGGACGGGTGGCGAATCACCGGCCCCGGCGGCGGCTCCCGCGAGGTCGGACGGGCCGGCCCGCGATGCGAGTCGCCGTCAACTCCAGGCCCGGTAGGGCTCGTCGAGCAGTTGGAACACCGGCTCGCCTCGAACCGGGTCCTGGGCCGTGGACAGGCGTACCCGGTCGCCGCTGTGGATTCCGACGGGCGGACCCATGACGCGGCCCCGGACGACGAACCCCTCCGCCATCTCCACCAGGGAGACGTTTCGGGCCGCCGGGGTGTTCCGATGGACGACCGTGGAGTGTCGGACGGTTCCGTTGCCCTCGCTCCGCTCCACCCGGAGTTCGCTGCCCTGACAGACGGGACACAGCAGGCGGTGGTACATGGCGGTGCCGCACCAGACGCATCGCTGGAAGACGAGGGTCTCGGCGTCTCGGGCTCCGGGGGAGAGGAGGCCCGTCGCGGTACCCGCGGCCCGCTGCGCGGTACTTCTTGGGTGGTGGTACACGCTGGTCAACTCCTCGCGCTCGGTCGGAATCGGGGAGAACGGCCGCCCGGGCGGGCGCGTGCCCGGTGCGACGCGCCACCGCACGAGCGTATGGCACCGAGTGTCAGCCGTAAAGGCACTCCGTACCCTCGGATCGGTCCGGGGCCGGCCGATCGCTCAGGAGCGGGCGAGGAGTTCCTCCAGCCGCCGTACCACCCGCCACAGCGGGACATCCCGTCTCGCCACGACCACCACGACGTCCTCGGCCGGGCCCGCGGGAGCCGCCCGCGCCGTGCCGAAGGCGGATCGGACGCACTCCAACGCGTGGTCGACGGCCAGGCGCGCGTCCCCCCCTCCTCCCGAACGCAACCACGACCGCAGCGCGTTGTTGTGGGCGGCGACCACCGAGGCCGCGACGACGTCGGCTCGCAGGGTCCCGTCCGGCCGCCCGGCGAAGCGCTCCCTGAGGTAGGCGGCCATCGCACGTTCGTAGCGCCACACCACCGACAGCTCGTAGGCGCGCAACCCGGGAACCTCCCTGGTCAGGCGGTAGCGCTGAACCGAGAAGACCGGGTTGTCGGCGTACATCCGCAGGACCAGCCGGGCCGCGTCGCACACCCGGTCCACCGGGTCGGCGGTCCGATCCGAGGTGGCCAGGAAGCGCGTCATGTCGGCCAGGCAACGCTCGTGGTCCGGGAAGACCACGTCTTCCTTGGAGGGGAAGTAGCGGAAGAACGAGCGCCGGCCGACCCCGGCCAGCGTGACGATGTCGTCGACGGTGGTCCGTTCGTAGCCGCGCTCGACGAACAGGCGGAACGCCGCCGTCACCAAGGCCTCGCGCATCGGCGGGCGCGCGGCGGAGGACGGCGCTCCCCCGCCCCGACGGGGAACCGCACCGGAACTCATACGGGCGAACGTAGCAGGCCGGCCGGAACGACGGCACGCGGTGCAGTCTCCGAGGGAACGTGGTGTCTGCGACGCGGGTGCTCCGATTCCTTCCGCCCGGGCCCCCGTGTCACCCGATCGGCCGTGCGGGTCCGGGCGGGCGGGCTCAACCACCCGGAGGGAGGTACGACGGCGGGGAACTGTGGGCACATGACCACGCAGCTAGGGCTTCCCGCAGGCATCCACGCCTGCCTCTTCGACCTCGACGGGGTGATCACCCGCACGGCGGTGGTGCACGCCGCCGCGTGGAAGGAGACGTTCGACGCGTTCCTCCGGCAACGGGACGGCGCGGAGTTCCGTCCGTTCACCGACGGCGACTACGACACCTACGTCGACGGTCGCCCCCGGGCCGACGGCGTGCGCGCGTTCCTCGCCTCCCGTGACATCGAGCTGCCCGAGGGCACCCCGGACGACCCTCCCGACGCCGCCACCGTCCAGGGGATCGGCAACCGGAAGAACGCCCTGCTCCTGAGTCGGATCCGCTCCGACGGGGTGGAGGTCTACCCGGGCTCGGTGCGCTATGTCGAGGCGGTCCGCGCCCTGGGTCTGCGCACCGCCATCGTGTCCTCCAGCGCCAACACCGCGGACGTGCTGCGTTCGGTCGACGCCGAGCGTCTGTTCGACGTCCGGATCGACGGCGTGGTGGCTCGGGAACGGCGACTTCCGGGCAAGCCACGCCCCGACACCTTCCTCGCCGCCGCCCACGACCTCGGCGTGGACCCTGAGAGGGCCGCCGTCTTCGAGGACGCGCTCGCCGGGATGGACGCCGGTCGCTCGGGTCGCTTCGGATACGTCGTCGGTGTCGACCGCGTCGGTCAGACCGACGCCCTCTACGCCCACGGCGCCGACGTGGTCGTCGCCGACCTCGCCGACCTGGGAGACCACCGATGATCACCAACCTGACCTACGCCGTGGAGCCCTGGTCCGTCCGCGAGACCTCACTCAACCTCGACCTGTTGGCCCAGAGCGAATCGGTGTTCGCCCTGTCCAACGGTCACATCGGCTGGCGCGGAAATCTCGACGAGGGAGAGCCGCACGGTCTTCCCGGCACCTACCTCAACGGCGTCCACGAACTTCACCCGCTGCCCTACGCCGAGGCCGGATACGGCTACCCGGAGTCGGGCCAGACGGTCATCAACGTCACCAACGGCAAGCTGTTGCGGTTGCTCGTCGACGACGAGCCGTTCGACCTGCGCTACGGGCGGTTGAGCAGGCACGAGCGGAACCTGGATCTGCGCGCGGGCGTGCTGGAGCGGCTGGTCGAGTGGACCTCGCCGGCCGGTTCGACCGTACGGGTGCGGTCCACCCGGCTGGTCTCGCTCACCCAGCGGGCCATCGCCGCCGTCTCCTACGAGGTGGAGCCGCTGGACAGCCGGGTCCGCGTCGTCATCCAGTCCGAGCTGGTCGCCAACGAGAGCCTGCCCGAACCCGACGGCGACCCGCGGACCGCCAAGGCCCTGGTGGCACCGCTGGCCGCCGAGGAGTCGCACGCGGCCGGAAGCCATCTGAGGTTGGTCCACCGAACCCGGCACAGCGGGCTCCGGGTCGCCGTCGCCGCCGACCACGTCGTCGAGGGTCCGGACGACATCCTCACCGCGGCGGAGAGCGACGAGGACGTGGCCCGGCTCACCGTCACCGCCGTCCTGGAGCCGGGCCGGTCGCTCAGGGTGCGCAAGACCGTCGCCCACGGCTGGTCCGCCACGCGCTCCCGGCCGGCGATGGGCGACCAGGTGGAGGCGGCGCTGGCCGCCGCGCGGCACAGCGGGTGGGACGGCCTCCTCGCCGACCAGCGCACCTATCTCGACGAGTTCTGGGGCCGGGCCGATGTCGAGGTGGAAGGAGACGAGGAGATCCAGCAGGCCGTGCGTTTCGCCCTGTTCCACGTGTTGCAGGCGGGTGCCCGGGCCGAGCAACGGGCGATCCCGGCCAAGGGACTGACCGGCTCCGGCTACGACGGCCACGCCTTCTGGGACACCGAGATGTTCGTGCTGCCGGTGCTGACCTTCACCGAGCCCCGGGCGGTCGCCGAGGCGTTGCGTTGGCGCCAGGTCACCCTGCCGGCGGCACGCGACCGGGCCACCCAACTCGGCTTGCGCGGCGCGGCGTTCCCCTGGCGCACCATCGACGGCTCGGAGGGATCGGCGTACTGGCCGGCCGGGACCGCCGCCTTCCACGTCGGCGCCGACATCGCCCACGCCGTCGTCCGGTACGTGGCGGCCACCGGGGACCGGGACTTCGAACGCGACACGGGCCTGGAGTTGCTGGTGGAGACCGCCCGGCTGTGGCGTTCGCTCGGGCACCACGATCCCCACGGCACCTTCCACATCGACGGGGTCACCGGACCCGACGAGTACAGCGCC contains:
- a CDS encoding subtilase-type protease inhibitor, encoding MRNTARWAIALGFAVTTALGPLAVNAGADTAAPEVGPAAPASLYTPSALVLTVAHGDSAASATPLRAVTLVCSPTPSGSHPAPEAACAELRRVEGDVHALTSEEGAVCAPDHAPVVVTVEGVWEGRRLTDERTFTNTCVKDASSESVFTF
- a CDS encoding S1 family peptidase; the encoded protein is MSHKRMPKRKAAMAAGGVVALGAAAILLPQANASQDEDATGADAAPRTLKAADASDLASRLSGLLGDAFAGAYYDADEQRLVVNVIAGDNNVVIQAKKAGAAVREVDNSIDELREGARTLRSEATIPGTSWAIDPRTNKILVTADSTVTGEKWDTLESTVEKLGSDKAVLKKSAGTFETFVSGGDAIFGGGSRCSLGFNVTAGDGTPAFLTAGHCVVGAERWSDETGAPIGTVDQALFPGQGDFALVTYDDPAVDAPSEVNVGSQVVPIGQAAEATVGQEVFRMGSTTGLSDGQVLGLDATVNYAEGTVTGLIQTDVCAERGDSGGSLFTRDGLAIGLTSGGSGDCTAGGQTFFQPVTTALAAVGATLGAGDQPAEDGSGAEGAAADDGVEAEDGAGAEAAREGEDKQPDETRDGQKHIRFGVENGEAGTDPKRAD
- a CDS encoding nuclear transport factor 2 family protein, producing MSTTETTRFDSDTLRQAVENRSAATLVSLYADDAELRIVDRSTQPSNPMVLRGREQIAEMIGEIYERDLTHSLDQCVVEGDRAAFAESCRYPDGVRVLAESMVSLRDGKIVEQTMIQAWDD
- a CDS encoding S-(hydroxymethyl)mycothiol dehydrogenase; the protein is MTQEVRGVIAPGRDEPVRVETILVPDAGPGEAVVRVQACGVCHTDLHYKQGAIGEEFPYLLGHEAAGVVESVGEGVTDVAPGDFVVLNWRAVCGTCRACRRGRPWYCFDTRNARRRMTLAGDGRELSPALGIGAFAEKTLVAAGQCTKVDPRVSPEVAGLLGCGVMAGIGAAINTGEVGRGDSVAVIGCGGVGDAAIAGARLAGAARVIAVDIDDRKLETARAMGATHTVNSGITEPVAAIRDLTGGFGADVVIDAVGLPETYRQAFYARDLAGTVVLVGVPTPEATLELPLLDVFGRGGRLASSWYGDCLPSRDFPILVDLHLQGRLDLSGFVTETIDLDEVEKAFARMRAGDVLRSVVVL
- a CDS encoding MBL fold metallo-hydrolase, producing the protein MSAPRIERLVTSGRFRLDGGSWEVDNNVWLVGDDDEVVVIDAAHDADAVVEAIGGRRLVAVICTHAHNDHVDAAPALAERTGAVVWLHPDDLPLWRQTHPDRDPDAWLSDGQVIEAAGADLTVLHTPGHAPGAVCLHEPGLATVFTGDTLFRGGPGATGRSFSHFPTIIESIRDRLLTLPPDTRVLTGHGESTTIGAEAPHLPEWIDRGH
- a CDS encoding S1 family peptidase; the encoded protein is MRHARRRMIRRGARAMAAGGLLLGTVMVAGATASEPVGPDDEARLLAGARGAEGADLVARLGADRTAGHWIDDEGDPVVAVTDEEAASRVREAGAEAAMVRHSMSELSTAATGLSEAPSVPGTAWVIDYRSNEVVLRGDSTVSETDWSRLAEIAEGMGARVRMERIEGRFTTRLNGAEAILSTAGRCSAGFNVTDGERDLILTAGHCGPTGSVWFAEGGGGGEVGETVSRSFPGDDYSLVEYAGGEAGTGAEIVSVGEDKGVRITGAGVPAVGQRVFRSGSTTGLRDGRVVALDATVNYPEGTVTGLIETDVCAEPGDSGGPMFSDGVALGVTSGGNGDCSRGGTTYFQPVGEAMEALGVRLLVASGDGSAPDNGIIESAGGGAAVDSGPGTPSAGGEGASLPARLAGLLVDRANLTPGLLLAAGSLAVLVATRWIRAEHDRSDYRRRYSASWS
- a CDS encoding PPOX class F420-dependent oxidoreductase; protein product: MDDVSWARLGAGKYLLLTTYRKNGTPVATPVWVVTDGDALGVWTVADSWKVKRIRNRADVSVGPCDLRGNPTGESVPGIAEICDAEGGARVRRLVARKYGVVGRLTLIGSRLRRGREGTVGLRITPAG
- a CDS encoding zinc ribbon domain-containing protein, which codes for MYHHPRSTAQRAAGTATGLLSPGARDAETLVFQRCVWCGTAMYHRLLCPVCQGSELRVERSEGNGTVRHSTVVHRNTPAARNVSLVEMAEGFVVRGRVMGPPVGIHSGDRVRLSTAQDPVRGEPVFQLLDEPYRAWS
- a CDS encoding TetR family transcriptional regulator encodes the protein MREALVTAAFRLFVERGYERTTVDDIVTLAGVGRRSFFRYFPSKEDVVFPDHERCLADMTRFLATSDRTADPVDRVCDAARLVLRMYADNPVFSVQRYRLTREVPGLRAYELSVVWRYERAMAAYLRERFAGRPDGTLRADVVAASVVAAHNNALRSWLRSGGGGDARLAVDHALECVRSAFGTARAAPAGPAEDVVVVVARRDVPLWRVVRRLEELLARS
- a CDS encoding beta-phosphoglucomutase family hydrolase: MTTQLGLPAGIHACLFDLDGVITRTAVVHAAAWKETFDAFLRQRDGAEFRPFTDGDYDTYVDGRPRADGVRAFLASRDIELPEGTPDDPPDAATVQGIGNRKNALLLSRIRSDGVEVYPGSVRYVEAVRALGLRTAIVSSSANTADVLRSVDAERLFDVRIDGVVARERRLPGKPRPDTFLAAAHDLGVDPERAAVFEDALAGMDAGRSGRFGYVVGVDRVGQTDALYAHGADVVVADLADLGDHR
- a CDS encoding glycoside hydrolase family 65 protein, yielding MITNLTYAVEPWSVRETSLNLDLLAQSESVFALSNGHIGWRGNLDEGEPHGLPGTYLNGVHELHPLPYAEAGYGYPESGQTVINVTNGKLLRLLVDDEPFDLRYGRLSRHERNLDLRAGVLERLVEWTSPAGSTVRVRSTRLVSLTQRAIAAVSYEVEPLDSRVRVVIQSELVANESLPEPDGDPRTAKALVAPLAAEESHAAGSHLRLVHRTRHSGLRVAVAADHVVEGPDDILTAAESDEDVARLTVTAVLEPGRSLRVRKTVAHGWSATRSRPAMGDQVEAALAAARHSGWDGLLADQRTYLDEFWGRADVEVEGDEEIQQAVRFALFHVLQAGARAEQRAIPAKGLTGSGYDGHAFWDTEMFVLPVLTFTEPRAVAEALRWRQVTLPAARDRATQLGLRGAAFPWRTIDGSEGSAYWPAGTAAFHVGADIAHAVVRYVAATGDRDFERDTGLELLVETARLWRSLGHHDPHGTFHIDGVTGPDEYSAVVDDNLYTNLMARANLLAAADACERHPDEAARLGVDEEESAGWRDAAEAVCIPYNEELGVYEQHWGFTRHQRWDFAATGEDRYPLLLHFPYFDLYRKQVIKQSDLVLAIYTCGSWFDAHCDDDDIARNFAYYEALTVRDSSLSACCQAVVAAQTGHLRLAYDYTAEAALMDLADLEHNTRDGLHIASLAGTWMALVAGFGGTRREGGSLRFSPRLPEKFSRLAFRLRFRDRCVRVEIAPEEATYTLLTGDALTIRHHGRPVDLLPDVPVPLPVPPAPVRPAPEQPPRRGPAVR